The following coding sequences lie in one Flavobacterium sediminis genomic window:
- a CDS encoding choice-of-anchor I family protein — translation MKTKITQLLLFLFTTAFYGQVTQAGDIAFVGFNADANDDLAIVTFQDILPNTTIIFCDSEWNGSSFGTDEGDFTWDSGATTIPAGTIITFNAISSALTPSVGSITVNNAGGISSSSEAIFAFLGTPPRTVSTMLSAIANDSGAFGTLDNSGLTLGTTAIVLPNGADVAQYNGPRTGLTQASFLAALNNMNYWDSEDGSGDQSANGSAPDLPFDTTVFTLGTTSYPVVNFDNSISVVQEDAGTVVVSISLSEAAIQDSSIDIELSAGGNATNGNEFSFSDQTVTFLTGESQKDITITLNDNLTSDIDVFFAVSLHNPNNITLGSTTQQLVYILDNEMSAPAGSNTLGVSYLGSYTVDASGSAEIVAHDPGTQRLFVLNATAAKVEILDFSNPSSVSPINSVDMTAYGIGATSIAVKNGMVAATVEAASQGNGKVVFMDTNGTITDVVTVGILPDMLTFTHNGTKVVTANEGEPNDDYTLDPEGTISIIDVSGGLNNIAQANVATLNFNAFDSQIATLKANGIRIFGPGSTVSQDLEPEYITISDDDTTAWVTLQENNALAVVNLTTNQITDIIPLGTKDHSLASNAFDASDNLSVIFMSTWPVKGLYMPDAIAHYTVGGTTYLVTANEGDSRDYNGYSEEVRIKSNSYVLDPSVFPNADLLKKDSNLGRLTVTLASGDTDNDGDFDEIHVYGGRSFSIWNASTGTLVYDSGNDFEYITKEDPTFGNLFNVSNDNNNFKNRSDNKGPEPEGVTVAEINGNHYAFITLERTGGLMVYNITDPNNPFFETYQNSRNTTTLGGDLGPEGIIYIAPADNSSNKGLIVMANEVSATLSIYEMNNVTLSTADFSTTKEQWIAYPNPVKNGTVHFNKIVQKLMVFDTHGRKVLEKENTDFINLDSLSQGFYIITNENTEALKIYKE, via the coding sequence ATGAAAACAAAAATTACACAACTATTATTATTTTTATTTACAACAGCCTTTTACGGACAGGTTACCCAAGCCGGAGACATTGCTTTTGTCGGCTTTAATGCTGATGCCAATGATGACTTAGCAATTGTCACTTTTCAGGACATACTACCCAATACCACTATTATTTTCTGCGATTCGGAATGGAACGGTTCTTCTTTCGGAACAGATGAAGGCGATTTTACCTGGGATTCCGGTGCTACTACTATTCCTGCCGGAACGATCATTACTTTTAATGCTATCAGTTCAGCTTTAACACCCTCTGTAGGAAGTATTACGGTAAATAATGCCGGAGGGATCAGCAGTTCCAGTGAAGCTATATTTGCTTTTTTAGGTACTCCCCCACGTACAGTAAGTACTATGCTGTCTGCTATAGCAAATGACAGTGGTGCTTTCGGAACTTTAGACAATAGCGGACTTACATTGGGTACTACTGCTATTGTTTTACCAAACGGAGCTGATGTGGCACAATACAACGGTCCGAGAACAGGCTTAACGCAGGCTTCTTTTTTAGCCGCTCTTAACAATATGAACTATTGGGATTCAGAAGATGGCAGCGGTGACCAATCTGCTAACGGTTCGGCTCCTGATCTTCCTTTCGATACTACTGTTTTTACATTAGGAACAACTTCTTATCCGGTGGTTAATTTTGATAACTCTATTTCGGTGGTTCAGGAAGATGCCGGAACCGTAGTTGTTTCGATCTCTTTATCAGAAGCCGCTATTCAGGATAGTTCTATAGATATTGAGCTTAGCGCAGGCGGAAATGCCACAAATGGTAACGAATTCAGTTTTTCCGATCAAACGGTAACTTTCCTGACCGGAGAATCTCAAAAAGACATAACCATTACCTTAAATGATAACCTGACATCTGATATTGATGTTTTCTTTGCTGTTTCACTTCACAATCCGAATAACATCACACTGGGTAGTACAACACAACAGTTGGTTTATATTTTAGATAATGAAATGAGCGCTCCGGCAGGTTCTAACACCTTAGGGGTCTCTTATTTAGGCAGCTACACGGTAGATGCTTCCGGTTCAGCTGAAATCGTAGCACACGACCCGGGTACCCAACGCTTGTTCGTTCTAAATGCTACGGCTGCTAAAGTTGAAATATTAGATTTTTCTAACCCTTCCTCTGTTTCACCCATTAATTCAGTAGACATGACCGCCTACGGAATCGGTGCTACCAGCATAGCTGTAAAAAACGGAATGGTTGCTGCAACCGTAGAAGCAGCTTCTCAAGGTAACGGAAAAGTCGTTTTTATGGATACAAACGGTACGATTACAGATGTGGTTACTGTAGGTATTTTACCGGACATGCTTACCTTTACCCATAACGGAACCAAAGTTGTAACGGCTAACGAAGGAGAACCAAACGATGACTATACCCTGGATCCGGAAGGTACAATTTCCATTATCGACGTTTCAGGAGGTTTAAACAATATTGCTCAGGCTAATGTGGCTACATTGAATTTCAATGCCTTTGACAGTCAGATTGCTACTTTAAAAGCTAACGGCATTCGTATCTTCGGACCGGGATCAACGGTTTCCCAAGATCTTGAACCGGAATATATCACCATTTCTGATGACGATACAACAGCATGGGTTACTTTACAGGAAAACAATGCCTTAGCAGTTGTCAATTTAACAACAAATCAAATTACAGATATTATCCCATTAGGAACCAAAGACCATTCACTGGCTTCGAATGCTTTTGATGCATCTGATAATTTAAGTGTTATCTTTATGAGCACTTGGCCGGTAAAAGGTTTATATATGCCAGATGCTATTGCACATTATACCGTTGGCGGAACTACTTATCTCGTAACAGCAAACGAAGGTGATTCAAGAGATTACAACGGCTACTCAGAAGAAGTTCGTATAAAAAGTAATAGTTATGTTCTGGACCCAAGCGTTTTCCCGAATGCCGATCTACTCAAAAAAGACAGTAATTTAGGTCGACTTACAGTAACGTTAGCTTCCGGTGATACGGATAATGACGGTGACTTTGATGAAATTCATGTTTACGGAGGGCGCTCTTTTAGTATATGGAATGCCTCCACAGGAACCTTAGTATATGACAGTGGTAATGATTTTGAATATATCACAAAAGAAGATCCTACATTCGGAAACTTATTCAATGTCAGCAACGACAACAATAACTTTAAGAACCGTAGCGACAATAAAGGTCCGGAACCTGAAGGAGTAACTGTAGCTGAGATCAACGGAAACCATTATGCTTTTATCACGTTAGAAAGAACCGGAGGTCTAATGGTTTACAATATTACCGATCCGAACAACCCGTTCTTTGAAACCTATCAAAACAGCAGAAATACAACTACTTTAGGAGGTGATCTGGGACCGGAAGGGATTATCTACATTGCTCCGGCTGATAATTCAAGTAACAAAGGCTTAATTGTTATGGCTAATGAAGTAAGTGCTACTTTAAGCATTTATGAAATGAACAACGTTACGCTTAGCACTGCTGATTTTTCTACAACAAAAGAACAATGGATCGCTTATCCGAACCCTGTAAAGAACGGAACGGTACACTTCAATAAAATCGTTCAGAAATTAATGGTTTTTGATACTCACGGAAGAAAAGTATTAGAAAAAGAAAATACTGATTTTATCAACTTAGACAGCTTATCTCAAGGTTTTTATATTATAACGAATGAGAATACTGAAGCCTTAAAAATCTATAAAGAGTAG
- a CDS encoding non-canonical purine NTP diphosphatase, which produces MKLVFASNNKNKIAEIKQMLPADIELLSLQDIGCMEDIPETANTIEGNAILKADYVTEKYGYNCFADDTGLEVDALDGAPGVYSARYAGEQKNDKDNIRKLLSELGQNTNRNARFKTVIALNLNGTQYLFPGIAKGSIIFEEQGEKGFGYDPVFQPEGLKVTFAQLSMDEKAKLSHRGIATRKLITFLNDLSF; this is translated from the coding sequence ATGAAACTTGTATTTGCCTCAAACAACAAAAATAAAATTGCCGAAATCAAACAAATGTTGCCTGCCGATATCGAATTACTAAGCTTACAAGATATCGGTTGCATGGAAGATATTCCTGAAACCGCAAATACCATAGAAGGAAATGCGATTTTAAAAGCCGATTATGTAACTGAAAAATACGGCTACAATTGTTTTGCCGACGATACCGGATTAGAAGTTGATGCTTTAGACGGAGCACCGGGAGTTTATTCTGCCCGTTATGCAGGCGAACAAAAGAACGATAAAGATAATATTCGTAAATTATTGAGTGAATTAGGTCAAAATACAAATCGGAATGCCCGGTTTAAAACAGTTATTGCACTCAACTTAAACGGTACGCAATATCTTTTTCCCGGAATTGCAAAAGGTTCAATTATTTTTGAAGAACAAGGCGAAAAAGGATTTGGCTACGACCCGGTCTTTCAACCCGAAGGCTTAAAGGTAACTTTTGCCCAGCTTTCTATGGACGAAAAAGCCAAACTAAGCCACAGAGGAATAGCTACCCGAAAACTGATCACTTTCTTAAATGATCTTAGCTTTTAA
- a CDS encoding trimeric intracellular cation channel family protein: MIQILDIIGVFVFAISGVLAAINKKLDLFGVFIIAFVTALGGGTLRDVLIGRMPVGWMENLNYVYIIILGCIVAIVFRNYLNKLRVSLFLFDTIGLGVYTLIGIEKGLEYGLHPTVCITLGTITASFGGLIRDILCNEIPLLLRKGTIYATICIIGGILFFVLRFLGLEDSVNELITSLFIIIFRLMAVHFSWSLPVITIKS; the protein is encoded by the coding sequence ATGATTCAAATCTTAGATATAATCGGAGTTTTTGTGTTTGCAATTTCCGGGGTTTTGGCGGCGATCAATAAAAAACTGGATCTGTTCGGTGTATTTATTATTGCTTTTGTTACGGCTTTGGGAGGCGGAACATTGCGCGATGTTCTGATAGGAAGGATGCCGGTAGGCTGGATGGAAAATCTGAATTATGTTTACATCATTATTTTGGGATGTATAGTTGCTATAGTATTCAGGAATTATTTGAATAAGCTTCGGGTATCATTGTTTTTGTTTGATACGATCGGTTTAGGAGTTTATACCTTAATAGGGATTGAAAAAGGCTTAGAATACGGTTTGCATCCGACAGTTTGTATCACTCTGGGAACCATTACGGCAAGTTTCGGAGGTTTGATCCGGGATATTTTATGTAATGAAATACCTCTTTTGTTGCGAAAAGGGACTATTTATGCAACGATCTGTATTATAGGTGGCATTTTATTTTTTGTATTACGCTTTTTAGGATTGGAAGATTCCGTTAATGAATTGATCACTTCCCTATTTATTATTATTTTCCGTTTGATGGCAGTTCATTTTAGCTGGAGTTTACCTGTGATAACAATTAAAAGCTAA
- a CDS encoding DEAD/DEAH box helicase, whose translation MNKFEQLGLNESLLLAIKDLGFENPSEVQEKAIPILLEKDTDIVALAQTGTGKTAAFGFPLIQKINVDDRRTQALVLSPTRELCLQITNEIKQYSKYVKELHTVAIYGGANINEQAKEIKRGAQIIVATPGRMQDMINRGMVNIKNINYCVLDEADEMLNMGFYDDITAILSDTPDEKSTWLFSATMPQEVARIAREFMRKPLEITVGHKNSGSQNVSHEFYLVNARDRYAALKRLADANPDIFSVVFCRTKRDTQAIAEKLIEDGYNAAALHGDLSQAQRDAVMKSFRGRQIQMLVATDVAARGIDVDDITHVINYQLPDEVETYTHRSGRTGRAGKSGTSMVIVTKSELRKINQIEKIIKTKFEEKPIPSGIEICEIQLFHLANKIKDVEIDHEIDSYLPAIEEVLIDLSKEELIKRIVSVEFNRFLAYYKKSRDISAETSSNRRGEIPTDGAVRYFINIGSRDNFDWMSLKDFLRDTLELGRDDIFKVDVKEGFSFFNTDAEHVDRVMNTMNNIRLEGRKINVEISKNDGSRNQGRRDHGGRDRRNSGNRERRGNSDRKFEGRKDGKPSGERKGRRSNDTEKGFFDRAKRSRRS comes from the coding sequence ATGAACAAATTTGAACAATTGGGTCTTAATGAATCGCTACTGCTGGCGATAAAAGACCTTGGATTTGAAAATCCATCGGAAGTACAGGAAAAGGCGATTCCCATTTTATTGGAAAAAGACACTGATATTGTTGCACTGGCACAAACAGGTACTGGTAAAACGGCAGCATTTGGTTTTCCGCTTATTCAGAAAATCAATGTCGATGACAGAAGAACTCAGGCTTTGGTGCTCTCACCTACACGCGAACTTTGTTTGCAGATTACCAATGAAATAAAGCAATATTCCAAATACGTAAAAGAACTACATACTGTAGCCATTTACGGTGGTGCTAACATTAATGAACAGGCTAAAGAGATCAAACGCGGAGCACAGATTATTGTTGCAACTCCCGGTAGAATGCAGGATATGATCAACCGTGGTATGGTAAACATCAAAAACATCAACTATTGTGTTTTAGATGAAGCTGACGAAATGTTGAACATGGGATTCTATGACGACATCACAGCCATTTTATCAGACACACCGGATGAAAAATCAACTTGGTTATTCTCGGCTACTATGCCTCAGGAAGTAGCACGTATTGCACGCGAATTCATGCGTAAACCACTTGAAATTACGGTTGGACACAAAAACTCAGGCTCTCAGAATGTATCCCACGAATTCTATTTAGTGAATGCTCGTGACCGTTATGCGGCTTTAAAACGTTTAGCAGATGCTAACCCGGATATCTTCTCCGTTGTTTTCTGTAGAACCAAAAGAGACACGCAGGCCATTGCTGAAAAATTAATTGAAGACGGATACAATGCTGCTGCACTACACGGTGACCTTTCTCAGGCGCAACGTGATGCTGTAATGAAATCGTTTAGAGGACGACAAATACAGATGTTAGTTGCTACCGACGTAGCTGCTCGTGGTATTGATGTTGACGATATAACACACGTAATCAACTATCAGTTACCGGATGAAGTAGAAACCTATACCCACCGTTCCGGTCGTACCGGTCGTGCCGGAAAATCAGGTACTTCTATGGTTATTGTAACAAAGAGTGAGTTGCGTAAGATCAACCAGATTGAAAAGATCATTAAAACGAAATTCGAAGAAAAACCGATTCCTTCAGGTATTGAAATCTGCGAAATTCAGTTGTTCCACTTAGCGAATAAGATCAAAGACGTAGAGATCGATCACGAAATTGACTCGTATTTACCGGCTATAGAGGAAGTTTTAATTGACTTGTCAAAAGAAGAACTGATCAAACGTATCGTTTCCGTTGAATTCAACCGTTTCTTAGCTTACTATAAAAAATCGAGAGACATCAGTGCGGAAACTTCTTCAAACAGAAGAGGTGAAATCCCTACTGACGGAGCTGTACGCTATTTCATTAACATTGGCTCAAGAGATAATTTTGACTGGATGTCACTTAAAGATTTCTTACGCGATACGTTAGAATTAGGTCGTGATGATATCTTTAAAGTAGATGTAAAAGAAGGTTTTTCATTCTTTAATACTGATGCTGAACATGTTGACCGTGTAATGAACACGATGAACAATATTCGTTTAGAAGGGCGCAAGATCAATGTGGAAATTTCTAAAAATGACGGAAGCCGAAATCAAGGGCGTAGAGATCATGGCGGAAGAGACCGAAGAAATTCAGGCAACCGTGAACGAAGAGGAAATTCTGATCGCAAGTTTGAAGGACGAAAAGACGGAAAACCATCCGGTGAACGCAAAGGAAGAAGAAGTAACGATACTGAGAAAGGCTTTTTTGACAGGGCAAAACGCTCCAGAAGAAGCTAG
- a CDS encoding carboxypeptidase-like regulatory domain-containing protein — protein MRYFIVFLLAIFSNFALAQNDTLVANLQGTVINSQTRLPMNNVHVINTSLVKGTITDGNGFFELPARANDTLLFSYLGFETIKVRVTHDWIKNKSSKVVLTEKAYALEEVVLARYNLTGYVEVDTDLIPVHEDNYRYSISGLNAGYEAGDKSPGAVTKVLQSIFNPADFLYNTFGKRPKQMEKLKKMKQDDTVRELLATKYDRQTLAALLEVDKDDIPLILQNCNYSEYFIKTANDLQILDAISACYEEYKILKKNK, from the coding sequence ATGAGATATTTTATAGTTTTTTTATTAGCTATATTTTCCAATTTTGCTCTTGCGCAAAATGACACCTTGGTAGCCAACCTGCAAGGAACTGTTATTAATAGCCAAACCCGTTTACCCATGAATAACGTTCACGTTATCAATACATCATTAGTAAAAGGGACTATAACCGACGGAAATGGTTTTTTTGAATTACCGGCTCGTGCAAACGATACTTTATTATTTTCCTATTTAGGTTTTGAGACCATTAAAGTAAGGGTTACCCACGACTGGATCAAAAACAAGTCATCTAAAGTGGTCTTAACCGAAAAAGCTTATGCCCTAGAGGAAGTCGTTTTGGCGCGTTATAACTTAACCGGCTATGTGGAAGTCGACACGGATCTCATTCCGGTACATGAAGACAATTACCGTTACAGTATTTCCGGTTTAAATGCCGGTTATGAAGCCGGGGACAAATCTCCCGGAGCCGTGACTAAAGTTTTACAATCGATCTTTAATCCTGCTGACTTTTTATACAATACCTTTGGCAAGCGTCCGAAACAGATGGAAAAGCTCAAAAAAATGAAACAGGACGATACGGTCAGGGAACTCTTGGCAACTAAATACGACCGTCAGACTTTAGCAGCTTTATTAGAAGTAGACAAAGACGATATCCCTCTGATCCTGCAAAACTGCAACTATTCGGAATATTTTATCAAAACGGCAAATGACCTTCAAATTCTGGATGCCATCAGTGCTTGTTATGAAGAATATAAGATTTTGAAAAAGAATAAATAA
- a CDS encoding DUF6705 family protein: protein MKKILYVLLLSLAFTHCKAQNPIIPRFDPNFYLGDVDGAYYKDVDNYLDQFVGTWMYTEGDTILKVTFFKKEMLLIDNSYYEDCLVGEFQYIEDGVEKANTLSNLDVNYLGLFDYNMYSVTRIRKTSYPVCDECNANEKRLVMFFTEPANDDDCLEGMWAMRVVVEGGVQKLKVQFRFETVACGYKEDGTPSTADYFSIPFGDYTLIKQ, encoded by the coding sequence ATGAAAAAAATATTGTATGTATTACTATTGAGTCTTGCTTTTACACATTGTAAAGCACAGAATCCTATAATCCCCAGATTTGATCCTAATTTTTATTTAGGTGATGTAGATGGAGCCTATTATAAAGATGTCGATAATTATTTAGATCAGTTTGTCGGAACCTGGATGTATACGGAAGGAGATACGATATTAAAGGTAACTTTTTTTAAGAAAGAGATGTTATTAATTGATAACTCTTACTATGAAGATTGTTTAGTGGGGGAATTCCAGTATATAGAAGATGGAGTTGAAAAGGCAAATACTTTAAGTAATTTAGATGTAAATTATCTTGGTCTTTTTGATTACAACATGTATTCTGTAACAAGAATAAGAAAGACAAGTTATCCGGTATGTGATGAGTGCAACGCTAACGAAAAGCGTTTAGTAATGTTCTTTACAGAGCCGGCTAATGATGATGATTGCTTGGAAGGTATGTGGGCAATGCGTGTAGTCGTTGAAGGAGGGGTACAAAAATTAAAAGTACAGTTCAGGTTTGAAACAGTTGCCTGTGGTTATAAAGAAGACGGAACACCGTCAACAGCAGATTATTTTTCGATTCCTTTTGGTGATTATACTTTAATAAAGCAGTAG
- a CDS encoding DUF6705 family protein produces MKKILYVLLLSLAFTHCKAQNPVLGLFDDTIEFGELQGAYYKDVDNYLDQFVGTWMYTEGDTILKVTFFKKEMMFKRNSYYADYLVGEFQYIENGVEKANTLSNLNINYTSPYNYNMWSIGQMWKASYPVCDECSANEKRLKMSFTEPANDDDCLEGMWAMRVVVEGGVQKLKVQFRFETVACGYKEDGTPSTADYFSIPFGDYTLIKQ; encoded by the coding sequence ATGAAAAAAATATTGTATGTATTACTATTGAGCCTTGCTTTTACACATTGTAAAGCACAGAATCCGGTATTAGGTTTATTTGATGACACTATTGAATTTGGTGAACTTCAAGGAGCTTATTATAAAGATGTCGATAATTATTTAGATCAGTTTGTCGGAACCTGGATGTATACGGAAGGAGATACGATATTAAAGGTAACTTTTTTTAAGAAAGAGATGATGTTTAAGAGGAATTCTTATTATGCAGATTATTTAGTAGGTGAATTCCAGTATATAGAAAATGGAGTTGAAAAGGCAAATACTTTAAGTAATTTGAATATTAACTATACAAGCCCTTATAATTATAATATGTGGTCAATAGGTCAAATGTGGAAGGCTAGCTATCCGGTATGCGATGAGTGCAGCGCTAACGAAAAGCGTTTGAAAATGTCTTTCACAGAGCCGGCTAATGATGATGATTGCTTGGAAGGTATGTGGGCAATGCGTGTAGTCGTTGAAGGAGGGGTACAAAAATTAAAAGTACAGTTCAGGTTCGAAACAGTTGCCTGTGGTTATAAAGAAGACGGAACACCGTCAACAGCAGATTATTTTTCGATTCCTTTTGGTGATTATACTTTAATAAAGCAGTAG
- a CDS encoding TrmH family RNA methyltransferase, protein MKDQKDLLAYLEGFITENRKEGFKKVLENRTKHFTIAIEDVYQLHNTSAVMRSCEVFGIQELNVVEQRFGKRIDKEIAMGAQKWVDVNRFASIQNCMDDLRSKGYQIIATTPHNDSCLLQDFDISKPSAIFFGTEKLGLSEEVLEQADGYLKIPMVGFTESLNISVSAAIIIQDITARLRRSAIDWRLTEEELFEKQLDWTRKSIRDIDFIEKKFYEDEQG, encoded by the coding sequence ATGAAAGATCAGAAAGACCTATTAGCTTATTTAGAAGGATTCATTACAGAAAACAGAAAAGAAGGGTTTAAAAAAGTTTTAGAGAACCGGACCAAACACTTTACAATAGCCATTGAAGATGTGTATCAATTGCACAATACCAGTGCAGTAATGCGTAGTTGTGAGGTTTTCGGAATACAGGAACTGAATGTCGTAGAGCAACGTTTCGGTAAGCGGATCGATAAAGAAATTGCAATGGGAGCCCAAAAATGGGTTGATGTCAATCGCTTTGCTTCCATTCAGAACTGCATGGACGATTTGCGAAGCAAGGGCTATCAAATTATTGCAACTACTCCTCATAACGATTCTTGTTTGCTACAGGATTTCGATATCAGTAAACCTTCCGCTATTTTCTTCGGAACCGAAAAATTAGGTTTGTCAGAAGAGGTTTTAGAACAAGCAGACGGTTATTTGAAAATCCCTATGGTTGGTTTTACGGAGAGTTTAAACATCTCAGTTTCGGCAGCGATCATTATTCAGGATATAACAGCTCGCTTACGACGTTCCGCAATCGACTGGAGATTAACAGAAGAAGAACTTTTTGAGAAACAACTCGATTGGACACGTAAATCTATTCGCGATATCGATTTTATAGAGAAAAAGTTTTATGAGGATGAACAAGGGTAA
- a CDS encoding TonB-dependent receptor has translation MPDIDINSNLTKIDLTTNPVNSSQEVLRKVPGLFIGQHAGGGKAEQLFLRGYDVDHGTDVAISVDGIPVNMVSHAHGQGYSDLHFVIPETIEDIDFGKGPYEAAQGNFATAGYVNFETKERLDKSRISMEVGQFNTLRTLGMFDVLDDKQKQTNAYLATEYIMTDGPFDSPQNFNRFNIFGKYNTVLNSQTKIDVLASYFKSKWDASGQIPMRLVESGAISRFGSVDDTEGGFTSRFNLALGVDKIIDENSFVHAKAYVTHYDFTLFSNFTFFLEDPVNGDQIKQKEDRMLYGFHSEYNHLKSFNTFKLKTRAGIGVKVNSVTNSELSHTVNRYTLLNAIQLGDIEESDFFGYYTADFQFAKFTINPAVRLEYFKFNYEDKLVSSYSNLSNDAFKVLPKLNISYMQNEKVVYFIKSGLGFHSNDTRVVLQQNKDILPTVYGTDIGVILKPVKNLIVNTALWTLFSNQEFVYVGDAGIVEPSGKSKRSGVDLSVRYQIGNYLFLDWDANYAYARSTEEPSGHNYIPLAPEFTSVGRIGLRAYKGFTSGLQFRYMGDRPANEDNSIVAEGYFVTDFNVSYDFSKNLQLGLNIQNLFDTDWNETQFLTESRLQNETESVEEIHFTPGTPFFAKLKLTYSF, from the coding sequence ATGCCAGATATTGATATCAATTCTAATCTCACTAAGATCGATCTGACAACAAATCCGGTAAATTCTTCTCAGGAAGTATTGCGCAAAGTCCCCGGCTTATTCATTGGACAGCATGCCGGAGGCGGAAAAGCAGAACAGTTGTTTTTACGAGGTTATGACGTGGATCACGGAACTGACGTAGCGATCAGTGTAGACGGCATTCCGGTTAACATGGTTTCTCATGCACATGGACAGGGATACTCTGATTTACATTTTGTAATCCCCGAAACTATTGAGGATATAGATTTCGGAAAGGGGCCGTATGAAGCAGCTCAGGGGAATTTTGCTACAGCAGGCTATGTCAATTTTGAAACGAAAGAGAGACTGGATAAGAGCAGAATTTCAATGGAAGTCGGACAATTCAATACATTACGGACTTTGGGGATGTTTGACGTTTTAGACGATAAACAAAAACAGACCAATGCTTATCTGGCTACGGAATATATTATGACAGACGGTCCGTTTGATTCTCCGCAAAATTTCAACCGCTTTAATATTTTCGGAAAATACAATACCGTATTGAATTCGCAGACCAAGATCGATGTACTGGCATCTTATTTTAAAAGCAAATGGGATGCTTCCGGACAAATTCCGATGCGACTGGTCGAAAGCGGAGCTATTTCCCGTTTCGGTTCGGTAGATGATACGGAAGGAGGTTTTACGTCCCGATTTAATCTGGCTTTAGGAGTTGACAAGATCATTGATGAAAATAGTTTTGTACATGCAAAAGCCTATGTGACGCATTACGATTTTACGCTCTTTTCTAATTTTACATTCTTTCTGGAGGATCCTGTTAACGGAGATCAGATCAAGCAAAAAGAGGATAGGATGTTGTATGGCTTTCATTCGGAATACAATCATTTGAAATCGTTCAATACCTTTAAATTAAAAACCAGAGCCGGAATAGGAGTAAAGGTTAATTCTGTGACTAATAGCGAACTTTCTCATACGGTAAACCGTTATACCCTTTTGAATGCTATTCAATTAGGCGATATAGAGGAATCTGATTTTTTCGGATACTATACCGCTGATTTTCAATTTGCCAAATTTACGATCAACCCTGCAGTTCGGTTGGAGTATTTTAAGTTTAATTACGAAGATAAATTAGTGTCGAGTTATAGTAATTTATCAAATGATGCCTTTAAAGTATTGCCTAAACTGAACATCAGTTACATGCAAAATGAAAAAGTAGTATACTTTATTAAATCCGGGTTAGGTTTTCATTCTAATGATACCCGGGTAGTATTACAACAAAATAAAGATATTTTACCAACGGTTTACGGGACGGATATCGGGGTTATTTTAAAACCGGTCAAAAATTTGATTGTCAATACCGCTTTATGGACTTTGTTTTCCAATCAGGAATTTGTTTATGTAGGGGATGCCGGAATTGTAGAGCCTTCCGGAAAATCAAAACGATCCGGAGTTGATCTGAGTGTTCGTTATCAGATCGGGAATTATCTCTTTTTAGATTGGGATGCTAATTATGCTTATGCCAGAAGTACGGAAGAGCCTAGCGGACACAATTATATTCCCTTGGCACCGGAGTTTACTTCTGTTGGCAGAATCGGTTTGAGAGCTTATAAAGGTTTTACTTCGGGATTGCAATTCCGTTATATGGGTGACCGTCCGGCTAACGAAGACAATTCAATAGTTGCGGAAGGCTATTTTGTGACTGATTTTAATGTAAGCTATGATTTCAGTAAAAATTTACAGTTAGGATTAAATATCCAGAATTTGTTTGATACCGATTGGAACGAAACCCAATTTCTAACGGAATCGAGATTGCAAAATGAAACAGAAAGTGTAGAAGAGATACATTTTACACCAGGAACTCCGTTTTTTGCTAAGTTGAAATTGACCTATAGTTTTTAA